The segment GGCTATAAGTGCAGCAAGGGAACTCTTATTGGGCAGAAGGAGATTTGGTGCACCACAGACGGGACGTGGAGCGCCCCTCCTCCACAGTGCAAAGGTCAGAAGTTCACCAAGTACACagaaatatttaaacatttattctgTCCATGAAAaaacatcctttttttttgtttcgtctcctccccccctccctcctcacaGAGGTTACATGTCCGCCTCCAAACGTGCACAATGCCTACTGGATGGGagctcacaaacacatgttCCAAGCCGGGGAAATCATATCCATCGAGTGCGCCCCGGGTCTTACTCTGATGGGGTCCAGAACCATTACCTGCAATGGTGGCCGCTGGCTCCCTAGACTTCCAACATGTCAACGCATGAGTAAGTGATACTTTCTtttaattatgtatttattttttaggacatactaaaaataataaaaaattaaattataacattaattttttcccccctctagCACACTACGCCTGGACACGCTGAAATTTATCCAAACGGCTTCTGTTAAGCGAACAATACATGCCCTCCAATAAAAAGTACTTAAAACCAGCCTTTAATAATGCACTGTAATATTTAGCACATTGTCATTATATAGACattaaaatgtttgaaatgaaGCTGAAGTACAGTATGTTTATTTTGATAAGTGTCTCGGGCAGCAACAAGTACAAACCTGTTTCATTCAactctgtacatagtcttttttttaatagttgaTAATGTTATGTGTATCATCTCTATAGACTAAACGGTGAGTGAGCATTTTATGAACATAAACAAgctacaaataaaaaataaaaataaaaacaccaattccattcattttttttaaaagacaatACAAAATCCAGACATTTCTTTACATGAGCAATAACAATTCAAGTGCAAATATCATTATCAACTCCGATACATCATAGCAAACTCTCGctttaaaaaaaggcaacaattcaagaaaaaaataaaataaaatcaggttGCAGGAAAGAAGCTGATTATGGTTGGACAGGAGTTTTTAGGCCCAACAGACGGTTTGACAGCGTGGTCAGATTCCCTTTTGTGTCATCCAGTCATAATATGAAGTCTCTTTATTTACACGAGTAGGAACAAACATTGTTTTTCAAGGGTTGAATACACAGCTGGGGATTATCCGAGGACCTGCAGTCACCAATCTGACTGCAGTAAATAGagattaaaaggaaaaaaagcctGCATGATTTGGGAAATATGCTTATTAAATGGATAATATTCAGTCACAATTTATAATTTTCTCAGTAAATTGTGATATTTAGAGGCTCAGGCTAACCGGGCTAGCCTAGCTCTTTATTAGCCCCACACTTGACTGGCAGTAGCTTAATATTTATTGCACAGTCATGAGTAGTAATTATAGTCATGTCAAGCAAATCTGTTGTATTTTTGGACAGTATAGTATAAACTAACCGCAACCTACACTGTATGATGAGGGTAAAGTTGAGCTGTTGGTGGTATTGTGGTTCTTTTTATCTCTTTTTGTGCTGCAGTAGtggttagctagctagcaccATGACGACAATGACCTGTTTTACAAATATATTGATCGTTTAACTAATGTAACACGAGGTATTAAGTTTGTTTTATTAGATGCTGCCAAGCAATAAAacgtttatgtaataaataATGCTTTATATATTATTGCGGCACAAATAATAATTGCTAGCGACGTAGCTCGTTTAGCCAGCACGTTTTATTTATGCGACAGCAGTAATTAACAGCAACGGTAGCGTCCGAAACGTGTTGCCCTGCACTAAACTCCTACACTAAACTTcctgacaaccagccaatactccgcgcagggtccatgcagaggattggctgatgtttttagcgttttatagcttcagatgattcatattcttcgttttaaagtgaaactaatcggttgctaaagttgtaaagagaagttgcactaatttaacaaaaagtgcatcagaatgaaacctcctacccgacctttaatggTGTATATTATTAACCTAGCATGATGGAGACATAAGCAAATTTCCCAAAATGTTGGCAATTTCCTTTATTTATAATATCCTTAGATAAGTTAATAATTATTTTACCCTGTTTGTCActcttaatattttttttttttacaaaccaaaTACTAATAACATTTTAAGACTTTTtctaagctgctgtttaagatatttttttaatacaaagcGCAAAGGcccaaaacacatttcacatagTTCTGTTGTGTAACCGAAATCAATGATTTTCATTCATTGCACTTTgtactaaaaaagaaaaaaaatggatgacGGGTTCTAAATTTAGTGCACAAACCACTTTGACCCGCCCTTCCTGGGCGTTCTTTGGAAGAGCTGTCTCCAGAACATCGGGGGAGGGCATCTTTGGATTTCACATGGGTTTTCGGGCATCCTGCATAAGTAGTTTGAGAATTCAACCCTCGTCTTGTTttcaatatttacaaaaaaaggaaaaaaaagtccacAGACAAGCAATGTGAGATTATTTAGGTATTTCAGATTTGGAGCTTCCCTTTGTTTTAAACCTACAGAGTAATTAGTGAATACATCAGAAGGACAATATGAGATTATAGAATTAAAGTGACCTTTTAAAAGAAGCAGCAAACATAATGTCCTTTAaagacatctctctctctctctctctctggctgagACATGTTCTACTAAACATCACATTATCTCATTTCTGTGGCTTTCACAATTTATCTTCCAAAAGTCCACCATGTTCCTACAAACCaccttttttgttgtatttgctTGAAAAAGAGCAACAGAAATGTATCTGAAGGTTGAAAAAGTCTAGACGGAGCAAAACGCAGATGAACTGTTTTAACAGTAAAAACCATTGGAGGCTGCTCTAAGAGCTCAAACACAGTCAGACTTTGAACGCAGCTGCGATGTGACTTTAACAAACTGCTCCTCCTCGAGGACAGCACAACAGACACGGACGATGGAACCAGGGTTACACAACACTTGCACAACACTTACAGTCGTACTTACTGGTAGGAGTTAAGAGCCAGAACTCGGGCCGCTCATTGAAGCAAATAAACAATAACGAGCTCAAACTGCGCACTCAAAACGTCACTCCTACTGTCTGAACTAGGCGTCTCTATTGTGGTTTGTGTGGTTTTCATTGCACAACACCAAACCCTCTACATCCCCACTAAATGCTCGAGCTTAGGACTGCAGACCTGTGTTgactgacttaaaaaaaaaaaaaaaaaaccctaaaacACAAATGATGTTCAACATTTCTCAGGTCTGCATAGTGTTTATTGTCAAAGCCTATGAAAAATAAGAAACATTCTAGCATGTTTTTAAGTCCTGTGAGAGTTGCGGGATGTGGTCTGGAAggtggaggggggtgggggtcgCGATCCGGTGCGTCAGCCGCTGTGAGatgagtgtgtatatatatatatatatatatatatatatatattttttaaatcttgtttttACTTGTATGGTCGCAGGATGGCAGCAACTTTGCTGCTTATGAGGCGTATGAAGGAGCGCGGAAGCATCTCGTGTGACTCCCGAGTGGTGTATTTAAAGTAGTTGTTTGGGTGAGCCAGCACCTCAAAAAGAGCTTTAATCAGTTTTTTGtcctgcaggagaaaaaaaacaggtatgAACTGTTTAATCCaaacacatgtttttgtattttatagCTGGAATTATTACACAACCTAATTATAatattaacacacaaacatttgacaCACAGGTGGCCACAACAGAAAACAGGCCAAAAGCTGTAGTAATAACTgaggatgtcccgatcaggttttttgtctccgagaggtgtgtgtctgtctgtctgtgtgtctgcgtgtttgactgtctgtgtctgtctgtgtgtgtctgtctgtctgtctgtctgtctgcctgtgtgtctgtgtctgactgtctgtgtctgcctgtgtctctgcctctgcctgtctgtttgtgtctgtgtctgcctgtgtgtccatctgtctgtgtgtctgtgtgtctgtgtgtgtctgtgtctgtctgtctctgtgtgtgtgtctgtctgtctgtgtctttgtgtccgtctgtgtgtctctgtgtctgtctgtctgtgtgtctgcctgtctgcctgtctgtgagtgtctgactgtctgtctctgtctgtgtctgcctgcgTCCCTGTCCCTgcgtgtgcctgtctgtgtgtctgtcccgcataaatatatatccgagtcttgatcgggaggtaacgtccgattccgatccAGTCTGAAATctcgtgatcggatcgggacatccctagtaataACAAAGATGAACTCACCTTGAGAATTTCTTGATGGTTTTCTGAGGCGTACAGCCTTCCATCTCGCACTATGTCCTCAACCAGCTTCTCATAGTCCTCTGAATAAATCAATAACAAACATCATTGCAGTTAGATCATAATTTATACAATAAGAAACTTCCTCTGACTCAGTTTACTGTCAATCAGATGTTTCAGGCTACTTAATGTGAAGAAAAGCTACAGCACAATAATCAGTGATCACACAAGTCGCACATTTCCTGGTTGGTTTGAAACGATTCCTCTCCTAGTTTATTAGGGTGGAGTcagaaataaaaccaaaacTATCTGCCAGGAAAGACCCATTAGAGGTAAAGGAGAGAATGATTTAGTTTTTCCTGTGAAGTGATCATTTTATTGTGataatatgaaaaaaaggagaaatggGGATACTACATACCATCGTAGGTGACGTAGGGGATCTGAAAGCCTCTGGCACTGTTGGCCTCATTGGACTTGAAGTTAATCCAGAGGCGCCTGGAACGAGCGGTGAAGGCGATGGGCCGCTCGTAGGTCTGACACGTCTCATAGGTGGTGATGGACGTAGCCGACCCTTGAAGGAAGAACAACAAAGATAAGGTCTTTGTTTGCTGCAGTGatttataaacacaaacactgaattcCAGGAACAAAAGAGCCACTCACAGTTCTTCCTCATTACCAGCACATCTCCACACTCATCTTCTGAGGGCAGGAAAATCTCCGGCACCACGATTAGGATCTTGCGCTTGCTGGGTGGGTTGATGGTCCAGGTGCACTCCACATTAGCAGGGTAATTACCGGGATAGTTAGGTGACTCAATGTAACCCATGAACTCGCCCATCTCACCACCACATTGTCTGTCTAGACGCACACAAACAACCCAAATTAGACTCAAACTCCATTTTTTAGACATGTGgtaaacagtaaacagtcaTTTTCATACTCACTCTTGCACTGCGAGACACTTGTGGCACCATCAAAATCAGTGGTGGTGTTTCCCGGACACGAGATGCAATAGTTCTGCCTGAACTCCGTCTGATAGGTGCCCACAGGGCAGCGGATGCACCGGTGCACTGTGGTGTTGTAGTAGTGACCTGGAGAGCACTGAACTGCAGGGGGAGCCATGAAGACACATGTTAGGGGAGAAAGTTTGgagatttttaaaatatttacaataaataaatagaaataaaagcTGACCTTTGACTTCACAGTCATGGAAAGAGCTGGCACCGTCCCGCTTGGTGCTTAGTCCTCCCCCACATGGAAAGCATAAGGTCCGTCCCAAATCCGGCTGGTAGGTACCCTGAGGACACGGCTGACACGGTTTGAACCCGTCATTGGAGAAGTGTCCTGTCGGACACTGGCCTGAATTTGTTTTAAAGAACACAGACATCAGGTTTAGTAGCAGCGGCGGCCCTTCACAGGTTCACATGAAAAATTGAAACCAACCCACCTGCACAGGAGGAGATGTTTCGCGCCCCGACGGGCCCGTGACCGTCACTCCCAGGGCAGAGGTCACAGGCCAGCTGCCCCTCCTTCTCCTGGAAAGTGCCAGGTGGACATGCGACACAGCGTTCCTGCTCGCCATGGTAGTAAGACCCCGACAAACATCTGACTGAGAGAATATCCACAACGGCTCCGGTCAGAGATGAGCACGAAGTACACTTTGATCAATCATAGAGTGAATGAAACCTGTAGGACATAACCTGCTACCCGGTCTTACCACATCGGCCGCCGTCCCTCTCCCAGCCCGGGCCGCAGTTCTCCTGAACGGGGGCTGCTTGGGGAAGTTTTTGTGCCACCTCGTACTCCAAACCAGCCACTCGGATCAGGAAGCGCTCCTGGTTGATGGACTTCTTCAGAGCCTTGATGTAAGTCTTGACCTGCTTCTCCATGCGCTGTCTCAGGCAGCTGAGATTACAACTCCCTGATAACAAGTCAATAAACATCAATAAGAattctaaatatatatatatatactttctTGGAAATTTGTATAAAAAAATCAAGATGTCTGACCGGTGGTGTCTCCAGGTTTTACCTCCGCCTCCAGCTCTAACGTGATGCGTGTTACCTCTTTGTTGGAGGGGTTGCGAGCTCGTCTGCCTTTGGCTTTCTTGGAGGAGTCACATTTGAGGTTCACAAATGTTACCAGGCAGTTGCTGCAGGGCTGCCCTCCTCCTACAGATATCACACAGAGAGTGAGGACATACGTGTGTAAAATGTATGAAATACATCAATAATCTGTGATCGCACAAGTCGCACATTTCCTTGTTGATCCTTGTCTGGCTGTAATTACGTTTTTTAACCGGATAACTTTTATGGCATCTTACTAATtcataaaaactgaaaataaatagaaatattttttaatggGTTCATACAGCtgcacatgcagacagacaccgACCTGGTCCCAGTGTGCGCCCCCTCTCCTCCGTCCTGCCAGTCAGCTTAGGGTGCAGGTGACATTTGGCGTTTTTGATCTTAAAAGaagctgtctgctttactgGAGGGGCCAAAGTCtctacagacaaacacagcccAGTAGTTAGGAAGACTCCACAACATCAGACTGCTATCATCACTGCTTTGAGTGACGGACAGTCTAAGACTTTGGTGTTAATAAACAAACCTATGCAGCTCTGACTGTTGCTGGAGTTCAGCCTGGCAGGAGATTTCCCTCTGAGAATGGGGATACCACAACTGACGGAGTAGCTGTTATCTGactctgaaaaaaacaaaaaaaaataggttAACTAATTAGacttaaataaatgtttgagcagacctcaggtattCATGAAAGTGTGTTCCACAGGTGGGGGGCAGAAttactgaatcctgcttcactctgtttggtctTGGTCCCTgagtacacacagtaggcctgtccctgacaATCCGAGGGGGTCGAGATGCTTCATAATACATACCTGCCAGATAGTGAGCCTTGGAA is part of the Parambassis ranga chromosome 7, fParRan2.1, whole genome shotgun sequence genome and harbors:
- the scube3 gene encoding signal peptide, CUB and EGF-like domain-containing protein 3 isoform X1; translation: MYVHALIRASLGFVGFCLVAFVQQSASGSKSIQDVDECAEALDNCSIDAICQNTLKSYKCICKSGYKGDGKHCGDVDECETEYNGGCVHECINIPGNYRCTCYDGFRLAHDGHNCLDVDECSEGNGGCQQICVNMMGSYECRCREGFLLSDNQHTCIQRPKEKPEGTKEGPTCMDKNHGCAHICRETQKGGISCECRPGFQLTRNMKDCKLTCNYGNGGCQHICEETDHGPKCSCHMKFVLHSDGKTCVGERSVQSQAAPQLFPNETCAVNNGGCDSTCHDSVTGVRCSCPVGFTLQPDRKTCKDIDECRLNNGGCDHVCRNTVGSFECSCKKGYKLLTNERTCQDIDECSFDRACDHFCVNSPGSFQCLCHKGYVLYGLAHCGDIDECSINRGGCKYGCINTLGSYECTCPPGYKLHWNRKDCIELVKCPPGLVAPKATLTCSKTGKKESCSLTCASKAHYLAESDNSYSVSCGIPILRGKSPARLNSSNSQSCIETLAPPVKQTASFKIKNAKCHLHPKLTGRTEERGRTLGPGGGQPCSNCLVTFVNLKCDSSKKAKGRRARNPSNKEVTRITLELEAEVKPGDTTGSCNLSCLRQRMEKQVKTYIKALKKSINQERFLIRVAGLEYEVAQKLPQAAPVQENCGPGWERDGGRCVRCLSGSYYHGEQERCVACPPGTFQEKEGQLACDLCPGSDGHGPVGARNISSCAGQCPTGHFSNDGFKPCQPCPQGTYQPDLGRTLCFPCGGGLSTKRDGASSFHDCEVKVQCSPGHYYNTTVHRCIRCPVGTYQTEFRQNYCISCPGNTTTDFDGATSVSQCKNRQCGGEMGEFMGYIESPNYPGNYPANVECTWTINPPSKRKILIVVPEIFLPSEDECGDVLVMRKNWSATSITTYETCQTYERPIAFTARSRRLWINFKSNEANSARGFQIPYVTYDEDYEKLVEDIVRDGRLYASENHQEILKDKKLIKALFEVLAHPNNYFKYTTRESHEMLPRSFIRLISSKVAAILRPYK
- the scube3 gene encoding signal peptide, CUB and EGF-like domain-containing protein 3 isoform X2; the encoded protein is MYVHALIRASLGFVGFCLVAFVQQSASGSKSIQDVDECAEALDNCSIDAICQNTLKSYKCICKSGYKGDGKHCGDVDECETEYNGGCVHECINIPGNYRCTCYDGFRLAHDGHNCLDVDECSEGNGGCQQICVNMMGSYECRCREGFLLSDNQHTCIQRPKEKPEGTKEGPTCMDKNHGCAHICRETQKGGISCECRPGFQLTRNMKDCKLTCNYGNGGCQHICEETDHGPKCSCHMKFVLHSDGKTCVETCAVNNGGCDSTCHDSVTGVRCSCPVGFTLQPDRKTCKDIDECRLNNGGCDHVCRNTVGSFECSCKKGYKLLTNERTCQDIDECSFDRACDHFCVNSPGSFQCLCHKGYVLYGLAHCGDIDECSINRGGCKYGCINTLGSYECTCPPGYKLHWNRKDCIELVKCPPGLVAPKATLTCSKTGKKESCSLTCASKAHYLAESDNSYSVSCGIPILRGKSPARLNSSNSQSCIETLAPPVKQTASFKIKNAKCHLHPKLTGRTEERGRTLGPGGGQPCSNCLVTFVNLKCDSSKKAKGRRARNPSNKEVTRITLELEAEVKPGDTTGSCNLSCLRQRMEKQVKTYIKALKKSINQERFLIRVAGLEYEVAQKLPQAAPVQENCGPGWERDGGRCVRCLSGSYYHGEQERCVACPPGTFQEKEGQLACDLCPGSDGHGPVGARNISSCAGQCPTGHFSNDGFKPCQPCPQGTYQPDLGRTLCFPCGGGLSTKRDGASSFHDCEVKVQCSPGHYYNTTVHRCIRCPVGTYQTEFRQNYCISCPGNTTTDFDGATSVSQCKNRQCGGEMGEFMGYIESPNYPGNYPANVECTWTINPPSKRKILIVVPEIFLPSEDECGDVLVMRKNWSATSITTYETCQTYERPIAFTARSRRLWINFKSNEANSARGFQIPYVTYDEDYEKLVEDIVRDGRLYASENHQEILKDKKLIKALFEVLAHPNNYFKYTTRESHEMLPRSFIRLISSKVAAILRPYK